Within Nitrospirota bacterium, the genomic segment GTGTTATTAGCAGAAGTGCTCCGCAAGATTGGTAAAAGTTAAAACTCCTTTAAGATATTATAATAAGTATCTCTCTGAGCAGGCTTAAACCCTGCATTCTTTATTGCTTTAATTATATCCTCTTTTGAGGCAATATGTCTTACCCCGGTTGCAGAAACAACATTTTCCTCAATCATCGTTGAGCCTAAGTCATTTGCACCGAACCTCAGTGCTATCTCTGCAAGCTTTATCCCCTGAGTAACCCATGATGCCTGTATGTTTGGGATATTGTTTAGATAGATTCTTGAGATGGAAAGCACCCTCAGATATTCAACTCCTGTGGCAGGAGGAATCTTTTTTGCGTATTCAGTATTTCCCGGCTGAAAAGGCCATGGAATAAATGCAGTAAAGCCTCTTGTTTCGTCCTGAAGCCGTCTTATTGAGTTTAGGTGCATGATTATGTCTTCAGGTTTTTCAACTGAGCCAAACATCATCGTAGCAGTTGTCCTCATTCCAAGCCTGTGTGCATCCTCCATTACCTTGAGCCACTGTCCTGATTTAATCTTTCTTGGACTTATTATGCTTCTTATCCTGTCTGAAAGGACCTCGGCACCACCTCCGGGTATGGAGTCAAGCCCTGAGGACCTGAGTAATCTTAATGTTTCTCTTATAGTAAGATTCGATTTCTCTGCTATATAAGTAATCTCAGGCGGAGAGAAACCATGTATGTTTATATTAAACCTCTTCTTTATTGCCATGAGGAGATTCATATAATATTTTATGTCCAATTCAGGATTCAGTCCGCCCTGAAGGAGGATTTGTGTGCCCCCAAACTCGATTGTCTCTTTTATCTTTTTATAAAGCTCTCTCCTACTTATGACATATGCATCGGGGTCATCCCTGTCACGAAAGAATGCACAGAATCTACATTGGTTTACACAGATATTGGTGTAATTTATATTCCTGTCTATAATAAATGTAACAATGCCTCCTGGATGAAGGCTTTTGCGCACATCGTCAGCCATTCTTCCAAGCTCAAGAAGTGGTGCTGACTTAAATATCTTAAGGGCATCTTTTTTAGTCATATTTTTCTATCTCGTTATAGAACGAATCCCTTTCAATAGGAATCCTGCCTGCCTTTCTTATAAGATGCACAAGCTCCCTGACAGTCATTCCTATTTTACTTTGAGAGCCTGTTGCA encodes:
- the mqnC gene encoding dehypoxanthine futalosine cyclase, giving the protein MTKKDALKIFKSAPLLELGRMADDVRKSLHPGGIVTFIIDRNINYTNICVNQCRFCAFFRDRDDPDAYVISRRELYKKIKETIEFGGTQILLQGGLNPELDIKYYMNLLMAIKKRFNINIHGFSPPEITYIAEKSNLTIRETLRLLRSSGLDSIPGGGAEVLSDRIRSIISPRKIKSGQWLKVMEDAHRLGMRTTATMMFGSVEKPEDIIMHLNSIRRLQDETRGFTAFIPWPFQPGNTEYAKKIPPATGVEYLRVLSISRIYLNNIPNIQASWVTQGIKLAEIALRFGANDLGSTMIEENVVSATGVRHIASKEDIIKAIKNAGFKPAQRDTYYNILKEF